From a region of the Arvicanthis niloticus isolate mArvNil1 chromosome 6, mArvNil1.pat.X, whole genome shotgun sequence genome:
- the Senp3 gene encoding sentrin-specific protease 3 isoform X3: MKETIQRTGSWGPEPPGPGTTYSNPRRERLRWPLPPKPRLKSGGGFGPDPGSGTTVPTRRLPAPRPSFDASASEEEEEEEEEDEEEVAAWRLPPRWGQLGVSQRPRALRPTHRKTCSQRRRRAMRAFQMLLYSKSTSLTFHWKLWGRHRGRRRNLAHPKNHLSPQEGGATPQVPSPCCRFDSPRGLPPPRLGLLGALMAEDGMRGSPPVPSGPPMEEDGLRWTPKSPLDPDSGLLSCTLPNGFGGLSGPEGEGSLAPPDASILISNVCSIGDRVAQELFQSSDLGTAEEADRPGEKAGQHSPLREEHVTCVQSILDEFLQTYGSLIPLSTDEVVEKLEDIFQQEFSTPSRKSLVLQLIQSYQRMPGNAMVRGFRVSYKRHVLTMDDLGTLYGQNWLNDQVMNMYGDLVMDTVPEKVHFFNSFFYDKLRTKGYDGVKRWTKNVDIFNKELLLIPIHLEVHWSLISVDVRRRTITYFDSQRTLNRRCPKHIAKYLQAEAVKKDRLDFHQGWKGYFKMNVARQNNDSDCGAFVLQYCKHLALSQPFSFTQQDMPKLRRQIYKELCHCKLTV, translated from the exons ATGAAAGAGACTATACAGAGGACCGGGTCTTGGGGGCCTGAGCCTCCGGGACCCGGCACCACTTACTCAAATCCCAGGCGAGAGCGTCTTCGTTGGCCTCTACCCCCTAAGCCCCGGCTCAAGTCTGGTGGTGGCTTTGGGCCAGATCCTGGGTCTGGGACCACAGTGCCAACTAGACGTCTCCCTGCCCCTCGGCCATCTTTTGATGCCTCAGCtagtgaagaagaggaagaggaagaggaggaagatgaggaggaagtaGCAGCTTGGAGGCTACCCCCTAGATGGGGCCAACTGGGGGTCTCCCAGCGTCCTCGAGCTCTCCGACCCACTCATAGAAAAACCTGCTCACAGCGCCGGCGCCGAGCCATGAGAGCCTTCCAGATGCTGCTCTACTCGAAAAGCACCTCGCTGACATTCCACTGGAAGCTTTGGGGGCGCCACCGAGGCCGGCGGCGGAACCTCGCGCACCCCAAGAACCATCTCTCACCCCAGGAAGGGGGTGCAACGCCACAGGTGCCATCACCCTGCTGTCGTTTTGACTCCCCCCGGGGGCTACCCCCACCCCGGCTGGGTCTGCTAGGTGCTCTCATGGCAGAGGATGGGATGAGAGGGTCTCCACCAGTGCCCTCTGGGCCCCCCATGGAGGAAGATGGACTAAGGTGGACCCCAAAGTCTCCTCTGGACCCTGACTCGG GCCTCCTCTCATGTACTCTACCCAATGGTTTTGGGGGACTCTCTGGTCCTGAAGGGGAGGGCAGCCTGGCACCCCCTGATGCCAGCATCCTCATCAGCAATGTGTGCAGCATTGGAGACCGTGTGGCTCAGGAGCTTTTTCAGAGCTCTGACTTGGGCACTGCAGAAGAGGCGGATCGGCCTGGGGAGAAAGCTGGCCAGCATAGCCCCCTGCGGGAGGAACATGTGACCTGTGTGCAGA GCATCTTAGATGAATTCCTTCAAACTTACGGTAGCCTCATCCCCCTCAGCACTGATGAAGTTGTAGAGAAGTTGGAGGACATTTTCCAGCAGGAGTTCTCTACACCCTCCAG GAAGAGTCTGGTACTACAGCTGATCCAGTCTTACCAGCGGATGCCAGGCAACGCCATGGTAAGGGGCTTCAGGGTATCCTATAAGCGACATGTGCTCACCATGGATGACTTGGGTACCTTATATGGACAGAACTGGCTCAATGACCAG GTGATGAACATGTATGGAGACCTGGTCATGGACACAGTCCCTGAAAAG GTGCATTTCTTCAATAGCTTCTTCTATGATAAGCTCCGTACGAAGGGTTATGACGGGGTAAAGAGGTGGACCAAAAAC GTGGACATCTTCAATAAGGAACTACTGTTAATCCCCATCCATCTGGAGGTGCACTGGTCCCTTATCTCAGTTGATGTAAGGCGACGTACCATCACCTATTTTGACTCACAGCGAACTCTAAACCGCCGATGCCCTAAG CATATTGCCAAGTACCTACAGGCAGAGGCAGTCAAAAAAGACCGACTGGACTTCCACCAGGGCTGGAAAGGTTACTTCAAAATG AATGTGGCCAGGCAGAATAATGACAGTGACTGTGGTGCCTTTGTGTTACAG TACTGCAAGCACCTGGCCCTGTCTCAGCCATTCAGCTTCACTCAGCAGGACATGCCCAAACTCCGGCGTCAGATCTACAAGGAACTGTGTCACTGCAAACTCACTGTGTGA
- the Tnfsf12 gene encoding tumor necrosis factor ligand superfamily member 12 isoform X1, producing MAARRSQRRRGRRGEPGTALLAPLVLSLGLALACLGLLLVVVSLGSWATLSAQQEPSQEELTAEDHREPPELNPQTEESQDVVPFLEQLVRPRRSAPKGRKARPRRAIAAHYEVHPRPGQDGAQAGVDGTVSGWEETKINSSSPLRYDHQIGEFTVVRAGLYYLYCQVHFDEGKAVYLKLDLLVNGVLALRCLEEFSATAASSPGPQLRLCQVSGLLPLRPGSSLRIRTLPWAHLKAAPFLTYFGLFQVH from the exons ATGGCCGCCCGTCGGAGCCAGAGGCGGAGGGGGCGCCGGGGGGAGCCGGGCACCGCCCTGCTGGCCCCGCTGGTGCTGAGCCTGGGCCTGGCGCtggcctgccttggcctcctgctGGTCGTGGTCAGCCTGGGGAGCTGGGCAACGCTGTCTGCCCAG CAGGAGCCTTCTCAGGAGGAGCTGACAGCAGAGGACCACCGGGAGCCCCCT GAACTGAATCCCCAGACAGAGGAAAGCCAGGATGTGGTACCTTTCTTGGAACAACTAGTCCGGCCTCGAAGAAGTG CTCCTAAAGGTCGGAAGGCACGTCCTCGACGAGCTATTGCAGCCCATTATGAGG TTCATCCGAGGCCAGGACAGGATGGAGCACAGGCAG GTGTGGATGGGACAGTGAGTGGCTGGGAAGAGACCAAAATCAACAGCTCCAGCCCTCTGCGCTATGACCACCAGATTGGGGAATTTACAGTCGTCAGGGCTGGGCTCTACTACCTGTACTGTCAG gTGCACTTTGATGAGGGAAAGGCCGTCTACCTGAAGCTGGACTTGCTGGTGAATGGTGTGCTGGCCCTGCGCTGCCTGGAAGAATTCTCAGCCACAGCAGCAAGCTCTCCTGGGCCCCAGCTCCGTCTGTGCCAGGTGTCTGGGCTGTTGCCGCTACGGCCAGGGTCTTCCCTTCGGATCCGTACCCTCCCCTGGGCTCATCTTAAGGCTGCCCCCTTCCTTACCTACTTTGGACTCTTTCAAGTTCACTGA
- the Senp3 gene encoding sentrin-specific protease 3 isoform X1 translates to MKETIQRTGSWGPEPPGPGTTYSNPRRERLRWPLPPKPRLKSGGGFGPDPGSGTTVPTRRLPAPRPSFDASASEEEEEEEEEDEEEVAAWRLPPRWGQLGVSQRPRALRPTHRKTCSQRRRRAMRAFQMLLYSKSTSLTFHWKLWGRHRGRRRNLAHPKNHLSPQEGGATPQVPSPCCRFDSPRGLPPPRLGLLGALMAEDGMRGSPPVPSGPPMEEDGLRWTPKSPLDPDSGLLSCTLPNGFGGLSGPEGEGSLAPPDASILISNVCSIGDRVAQELFQSSDLGTAEEADRPGEKAGQHSPLREEHVTCVQSILDEFLQTYGSLIPLSTDEVVEKLEDIFQQEFSTPSRKSLVLQLIQSYQRMPGNAMVRGFRVSYKRHVLTMDDLGTLYGQNWLNDQVRGGGLKGLKKAFGEWMCRGTLYPCHILQGKLPFFPQVMNMYGDLVMDTVPEKVHFFNSFFYDKLRTKGYDGVKRWTKNVDIFNKELLLIPIHLEVHWSLISVDVRRRTITYFDSQRTLNRRCPKHIAKYLQAEAVKKDRLDFHQGWKGYFKMNVARQNNDSDCGAFVLQYCKHLALSQPFSFTQQDMPKLRRQIYKELCHCKLTV, encoded by the exons ATGAAAGAGACTATACAGAGGACCGGGTCTTGGGGGCCTGAGCCTCCGGGACCCGGCACCACTTACTCAAATCCCAGGCGAGAGCGTCTTCGTTGGCCTCTACCCCCTAAGCCCCGGCTCAAGTCTGGTGGTGGCTTTGGGCCAGATCCTGGGTCTGGGACCACAGTGCCAACTAGACGTCTCCCTGCCCCTCGGCCATCTTTTGATGCCTCAGCtagtgaagaagaggaagaggaagaggaggaagatgaggaggaagtaGCAGCTTGGAGGCTACCCCCTAGATGGGGCCAACTGGGGGTCTCCCAGCGTCCTCGAGCTCTCCGACCCACTCATAGAAAAACCTGCTCACAGCGCCGGCGCCGAGCCATGAGAGCCTTCCAGATGCTGCTCTACTCGAAAAGCACCTCGCTGACATTCCACTGGAAGCTTTGGGGGCGCCACCGAGGCCGGCGGCGGAACCTCGCGCACCCCAAGAACCATCTCTCACCCCAGGAAGGGGGTGCAACGCCACAGGTGCCATCACCCTGCTGTCGTTTTGACTCCCCCCGGGGGCTACCCCCACCCCGGCTGGGTCTGCTAGGTGCTCTCATGGCAGAGGATGGGATGAGAGGGTCTCCACCAGTGCCCTCTGGGCCCCCCATGGAGGAAGATGGACTAAGGTGGACCCCAAAGTCTCCTCTGGACCCTGACTCGG GCCTCCTCTCATGTACTCTACCCAATGGTTTTGGGGGACTCTCTGGTCCTGAAGGGGAGGGCAGCCTGGCACCCCCTGATGCCAGCATCCTCATCAGCAATGTGTGCAGCATTGGAGACCGTGTGGCTCAGGAGCTTTTTCAGAGCTCTGACTTGGGCACTGCAGAAGAGGCGGATCGGCCTGGGGAGAAAGCTGGCCAGCATAGCCCCCTGCGGGAGGAACATGTGACCTGTGTGCAGA GCATCTTAGATGAATTCCTTCAAACTTACGGTAGCCTCATCCCCCTCAGCACTGATGAAGTTGTAGAGAAGTTGGAGGACATTTTCCAGCAGGAGTTCTCTACACCCTCCAG GAAGAGTCTGGTACTACAGCTGATCCAGTCTTACCAGCGGATGCCAGGCAACGCCATGGTAAGGGGCTTCAGGGTATCCTATAAGCGACATGTGCTCACCATGGATGACTTGGGTACCTTATATGGACAGAACTGGCTCAATGACCAGGTAAGAGGAGGAGGATTAAAAGGGCTTAAAAAGGCCTTTGGAGAGTGGATGTGTAGGGGAACCCTTTACCCATGCCACATCCTCCAGGGCAAATTGCCCTTTTTTCCCCAGGTGATGAACATGTATGGAGACCTGGTCATGGACACAGTCCCTGAAAAG GTGCATTTCTTCAATAGCTTCTTCTATGATAAGCTCCGTACGAAGGGTTATGACGGGGTAAAGAGGTGGACCAAAAAC GTGGACATCTTCAATAAGGAACTACTGTTAATCCCCATCCATCTGGAGGTGCACTGGTCCCTTATCTCAGTTGATGTAAGGCGACGTACCATCACCTATTTTGACTCACAGCGAACTCTAAACCGCCGATGCCCTAAG CATATTGCCAAGTACCTACAGGCAGAGGCAGTCAAAAAAGACCGACTGGACTTCCACCAGGGCTGGAAAGGTTACTTCAAAATG AATGTGGCCAGGCAGAATAATGACAGTGACTGTGGTGCCTTTGTGTTACAG TACTGCAAGCACCTGGCCCTGTCTCAGCCATTCAGCTTCACTCAGCAGGACATGCCCAAACTCCGGCGTCAGATCTACAAGGAACTGTGTCACTGCAAACTCACTGTGTGA
- the Tnfsf13 gene encoding tumor necrosis factor ligand superfamily member 13 isoform X2, translated as MPASSPGNMGGSVREPALSVALWLSWGAVLGAVTCAVALLIQQTELHSLRREVSRLQQSGGPSQKRGESPWQSLWEQNPDVLEAWKDGVKSRRRRAVLTQKLKKKHSVLHLVPINITSKDSDVTEVMWQPALRRGRGLEAQEDIVRVRDTGIYLLYSQVLFHDVTFTMGQVVSREGQGRRETLFRCIRSMPSDPDRAYDSCYSAGVFHLHQGDIITVKIPRANAKLSLSPHGTFLGFVKL; from the exons ATGCCAGCCTCATCTCCAGGCAACATGGGGGGCTCCGTCAGAGAGCCAGCCCTTTCCGTTGCTCTTTGGTTGAGTTGGGGGGCGGTTCTGGGGGCTGTGACTTGTGCTGTCGCACTACTGATCCAACAAACAGAGCTGCACAGCCTAAGGCGTGAGGTGAGTCGGCTGCAGCAGAGTGGAGGACCTTCCCAGAAGCGGGGAGAGTCTCCATGGCAGAGCCTCTGGGAACAG AATCCTGATGTCCTGGAAGCCTGGAAGGATGGGGTGAAATCTCGGAGAAGGAGAGCAGTACTCACCCAGAAGCTCAAGA AGAAGCACTCGGTCCTGCATCTTGTTCCAATTAACATTACCTCCAAGG ACTCTGACGTGACAGAGGTGATGTGGCAACCAGCTCTTAGGCGTGGGAGAGGCCTGGAGGCCCAAGAAGACATTGTCCGAGTCCGGGACACTGGAATTTATCTGCTATATAGCCAG GTCCTGTTTCATGATGTGACTTTCACGATGGGTCAGGTGGTGTCTCGGGAAGGCCAAGGGAGAAGGGAGACTCTATTCCGATGCATCAGAAGTATGCCTTCTGACCCTGACCGTGCCTACGATAGCTGCTACAGCGCAG gtgTCTTTCATTTACATCAAGGGGATATTATCACTGTTAAAATTCCACGGGCAAACGCAAAACTTAGTCTTTCTCCGCATGGAACATTCCTGGGGTTTGTGAAACTATGA
- the Tnfsf13 gene encoding tumor necrosis factor ligand superfamily member 13 isoform X1, translated as MPASSPGNMGGSVREPALSVALWLSWGAVLGAVTCAVALLIQQTELHSLRREVSRLQQSGGPSQKRGESPWQSLWEQNPDVLEAWKDGVKSRRRRAVLTQKLKKKHSVLHLVPINITSKADSDVTEVMWQPALRRGRGLEAQEDIVRVRDTGIYLLYSQVLFHDVTFTMGQVVSREGQGRRETLFRCIRSMPSDPDRAYDSCYSAGVFHLHQGDIITVKIPRANAKLSLSPHGTFLGFVKL; from the exons ATGCCAGCCTCATCTCCAGGCAACATGGGGGGCTCCGTCAGAGAGCCAGCCCTTTCCGTTGCTCTTTGGTTGAGTTGGGGGGCGGTTCTGGGGGCTGTGACTTGTGCTGTCGCACTACTGATCCAACAAACAGAGCTGCACAGCCTAAGGCGTGAGGTGAGTCGGCTGCAGCAGAGTGGAGGACCTTCCCAGAAGCGGGGAGAGTCTCCATGGCAGAGCCTCTGGGAACAG AATCCTGATGTCCTGGAAGCCTGGAAGGATGGGGTGAAATCTCGGAGAAGGAGAGCAGTACTCACCCAGAAGCTCAAGA AGAAGCACTCGGTCCTGCATCTTGTTCCAATTAACATTACCTCCAAGG CAGACTCTGACGTGACAGAGGTGATGTGGCAACCAGCTCTTAGGCGTGGGAGAGGCCTGGAGGCCCAAGAAGACATTGTCCGAGTCCGGGACACTGGAATTTATCTGCTATATAGCCAG GTCCTGTTTCATGATGTGACTTTCACGATGGGTCAGGTGGTGTCTCGGGAAGGCCAAGGGAGAAGGGAGACTCTATTCCGATGCATCAGAAGTATGCCTTCTGACCCTGACCGTGCCTACGATAGCTGCTACAGCGCAG gtgTCTTTCATTTACATCAAGGGGATATTATCACTGTTAAAATTCCACGGGCAAACGCAAAACTTAGTCTTTCTCCGCATGGAACATTCCTGGGGTTTGTGAAACTATGA
- the Senp3 gene encoding sentrin-specific protease 3 isoform X2, with translation MKETIQRTGSWGPEPPGPGTTYSNPRRERLRWPLPPKPRLKSGGGFGPDPGSGTTVPTRRLPAPRPSFDASASEEEEEEEEEDEEEVAAWRLPPRWGQLGVSQRPRALRPTHRKTCSQRRRRAMRAFQMLLYSKSTSLTFHWKLWGRHRGRRRNLAHPKNHLSPQEGGATPQVPSPCCRFDSPRGLPPPRLGLLGALMAEDGMRGSPPVPSGPPMEEDGLRWTPKSPLDPDSGLLSCTLPNGFGGLSGPEGEGSLAPPDASILISNVCSIGDRVAQELFQSSDLGTAEEADRPGEKAGQHSPLREEHVTCVQSILDEFLQTYGSLIPLSTDEVVEKLEDIFQQEFSTPSRKSLVLQLIQSYQRMPGNAMVRGFRVSYKRHVLTMDDLGTLYGQNWLNDQVRGGGLKGLKKAFGEWMCRGTLYPCHILQGKLPFFPQVMNMYGDLVMDTVPEKVHFFNSFFYDKLRTKGYDGVKRWTKNVDIFNKELLLIPIHLEVHWSLISVDVRRRTITYFDSQRTLNRRCPKHIAKYLQAEAVKKDRLDFHQGWKGYFKMYCKHLALSQPFSFTQQDMPKLRRQIYKELCHCKLTV, from the exons ATGAAAGAGACTATACAGAGGACCGGGTCTTGGGGGCCTGAGCCTCCGGGACCCGGCACCACTTACTCAAATCCCAGGCGAGAGCGTCTTCGTTGGCCTCTACCCCCTAAGCCCCGGCTCAAGTCTGGTGGTGGCTTTGGGCCAGATCCTGGGTCTGGGACCACAGTGCCAACTAGACGTCTCCCTGCCCCTCGGCCATCTTTTGATGCCTCAGCtagtgaagaagaggaagaggaagaggaggaagatgaggaggaagtaGCAGCTTGGAGGCTACCCCCTAGATGGGGCCAACTGGGGGTCTCCCAGCGTCCTCGAGCTCTCCGACCCACTCATAGAAAAACCTGCTCACAGCGCCGGCGCCGAGCCATGAGAGCCTTCCAGATGCTGCTCTACTCGAAAAGCACCTCGCTGACATTCCACTGGAAGCTTTGGGGGCGCCACCGAGGCCGGCGGCGGAACCTCGCGCACCCCAAGAACCATCTCTCACCCCAGGAAGGGGGTGCAACGCCACAGGTGCCATCACCCTGCTGTCGTTTTGACTCCCCCCGGGGGCTACCCCCACCCCGGCTGGGTCTGCTAGGTGCTCTCATGGCAGAGGATGGGATGAGAGGGTCTCCACCAGTGCCCTCTGGGCCCCCCATGGAGGAAGATGGACTAAGGTGGACCCCAAAGTCTCCTCTGGACCCTGACTCGG GCCTCCTCTCATGTACTCTACCCAATGGTTTTGGGGGACTCTCTGGTCCTGAAGGGGAGGGCAGCCTGGCACCCCCTGATGCCAGCATCCTCATCAGCAATGTGTGCAGCATTGGAGACCGTGTGGCTCAGGAGCTTTTTCAGAGCTCTGACTTGGGCACTGCAGAAGAGGCGGATCGGCCTGGGGAGAAAGCTGGCCAGCATAGCCCCCTGCGGGAGGAACATGTGACCTGTGTGCAGA GCATCTTAGATGAATTCCTTCAAACTTACGGTAGCCTCATCCCCCTCAGCACTGATGAAGTTGTAGAGAAGTTGGAGGACATTTTCCAGCAGGAGTTCTCTACACCCTCCAG GAAGAGTCTGGTACTACAGCTGATCCAGTCTTACCAGCGGATGCCAGGCAACGCCATGGTAAGGGGCTTCAGGGTATCCTATAAGCGACATGTGCTCACCATGGATGACTTGGGTACCTTATATGGACAGAACTGGCTCAATGACCAGGTAAGAGGAGGAGGATTAAAAGGGCTTAAAAAGGCCTTTGGAGAGTGGATGTGTAGGGGAACCCTTTACCCATGCCACATCCTCCAGGGCAAATTGCCCTTTTTTCCCCAGGTGATGAACATGTATGGAGACCTGGTCATGGACACAGTCCCTGAAAAG GTGCATTTCTTCAATAGCTTCTTCTATGATAAGCTCCGTACGAAGGGTTATGACGGGGTAAAGAGGTGGACCAAAAAC GTGGACATCTTCAATAAGGAACTACTGTTAATCCCCATCCATCTGGAGGTGCACTGGTCCCTTATCTCAGTTGATGTAAGGCGACGTACCATCACCTATTTTGACTCACAGCGAACTCTAAACCGCCGATGCCCTAAG CATATTGCCAAGTACCTACAGGCAGAGGCAGTCAAAAAAGACCGACTGGACTTCCACCAGGGCTGGAAAGGTTACTTCAAAATG TACTGCAAGCACCTGGCCCTGTCTCAGCCATTCAGCTTCACTCAGCAGGACATGCCCAAACTCCGGCGTCAGATCTACAAGGAACTGTGTCACTGCAAACTCACTGTGTGA
- the Tnfsf12 gene encoding tumor necrosis factor ligand superfamily member 12 isoform X2, producing MAARRSQRRRGRRGEPGTALLAPLVLSLGLALACLGLLLVVVSLGSWATLSAQEPSQEELTAEDHREPPELNPQTEESQDVVPFLEQLVRPRRSAPKGRKARPRRAIAAHYEVHPRPGQDGAQAGVDGTVSGWEETKINSSSPLRYDHQIGEFTVVRAGLYYLYCQVHFDEGKAVYLKLDLLVNGVLALRCLEEFSATAASSPGPQLRLCQVSGLLPLRPGSSLRIRTLPWAHLKAAPFLTYFGLFQVH from the exons ATGGCCGCCCGTCGGAGCCAGAGGCGGAGGGGGCGCCGGGGGGAGCCGGGCACCGCCCTGCTGGCCCCGCTGGTGCTGAGCCTGGGCCTGGCGCtggcctgccttggcctcctgctGGTCGTGGTCAGCCTGGGGAGCTGGGCAACGCTGTCTGCCCAG GAGCCTTCTCAGGAGGAGCTGACAGCAGAGGACCACCGGGAGCCCCCT GAACTGAATCCCCAGACAGAGGAAAGCCAGGATGTGGTACCTTTCTTGGAACAACTAGTCCGGCCTCGAAGAAGTG CTCCTAAAGGTCGGAAGGCACGTCCTCGACGAGCTATTGCAGCCCATTATGAGG TTCATCCGAGGCCAGGACAGGATGGAGCACAGGCAG GTGTGGATGGGACAGTGAGTGGCTGGGAAGAGACCAAAATCAACAGCTCCAGCCCTCTGCGCTATGACCACCAGATTGGGGAATTTACAGTCGTCAGGGCTGGGCTCTACTACCTGTACTGTCAG gTGCACTTTGATGAGGGAAAGGCCGTCTACCTGAAGCTGGACTTGCTGGTGAATGGTGTGCTGGCCCTGCGCTGCCTGGAAGAATTCTCAGCCACAGCAGCAAGCTCTCCTGGGCCCCAGCTCCGTCTGTGCCAGGTGTCTGGGCTGTTGCCGCTACGGCCAGGGTCTTCCCTTCGGATCCGTACCCTCCCCTGGGCTCATCTTAAGGCTGCCCCCTTCCTTACCTACTTTGGACTCTTTCAAGTTCACTGA
- the Tnfsf12 gene encoding tumor necrosis factor ligand superfamily member 12 isoform X3, which produces MAARRSQRRRGRRGEPGTALLAPLVLSLGLALACLGLLLVVVSLGSWATLSAQQEPSQEELTAEDHREPPELNPQTEESQDVVPFLEQLVRPRRSAPKGRKARPRRAIAAHYEVHPRPGQDGAQAGVDGTVSGWEETKINSSSPLRYDHQIGEFTVVRAGLYYLYCQVHFDEGKAVYLKLDLLVNGVLALRCLEEFSATAASSPGPQLRLCQRTLCKNSSWETGSPACQVQHRE; this is translated from the exons ATGGCCGCCCGTCGGAGCCAGAGGCGGAGGGGGCGCCGGGGGGAGCCGGGCACCGCCCTGCTGGCCCCGCTGGTGCTGAGCCTGGGCCTGGCGCtggcctgccttggcctcctgctGGTCGTGGTCAGCCTGGGGAGCTGGGCAACGCTGTCTGCCCAG CAGGAGCCTTCTCAGGAGGAGCTGACAGCAGAGGACCACCGGGAGCCCCCT GAACTGAATCCCCAGACAGAGGAAAGCCAGGATGTGGTACCTTTCTTGGAACAACTAGTCCGGCCTCGAAGAAGTG CTCCTAAAGGTCGGAAGGCACGTCCTCGACGAGCTATTGCAGCCCATTATGAGG TTCATCCGAGGCCAGGACAGGATGGAGCACAGGCAG GTGTGGATGGGACAGTGAGTGGCTGGGAAGAGACCAAAATCAACAGCTCCAGCCCTCTGCGCTATGACCACCAGATTGGGGAATTTACAGTCGTCAGGGCTGGGCTCTACTACCTGTACTGTCAG gTGCACTTTGATGAGGGAAAGGCCGTCTACCTGAAGCTGGACTTGCTGGTGAATGGTGTGCTGGCCCTGCGCTGCCTGGAAGAATTCTCAGCCACAGCAGCAAGCTCTCCTGGGCCCCAGCTCCGTCTGTGCCAG AGAACCTTATGTAAGAACTCTTCTTGGGAAACAGGAAGTCCAGCTTGCCAAGTTCAGCACAGGGAGTAG